One stretch of Variovorax sp. TBS-050B DNA includes these proteins:
- a CDS encoding YaeQ family protein — protein sequence MALKSTIFKATLAVADIDHGYYADHALTLARHPSETDERMMIRLVALALNAHKLQDVCNGDGTLAFGAGLSNVDEPDVWLRDFTGETKLWIEVGQPEDKPIIKACGKADEVIVYCFNHAAEIWWRGIEGKLTRPQNLQVHRVPTEASQALALLAQRSMQLQATIQENTLTLGDGNRSIDVELQRWK from the coding sequence ATGGCCCTCAAATCCACCATCTTCAAGGCCACCCTCGCGGTGGCCGACATCGACCACGGCTACTACGCCGACCATGCGCTGACGCTGGCGCGCCATCCGAGCGAGACCGACGAGCGCATGATGATCCGGCTCGTCGCGCTCGCGCTCAACGCGCACAAGCTGCAGGACGTGTGCAACGGCGACGGCACGCTGGCCTTCGGCGCGGGCCTGTCGAACGTCGACGAACCCGATGTGTGGCTGCGCGATTTCACGGGCGAGACCAAGCTCTGGATCGAGGTCGGCCAGCCCGAGGACAAGCCGATCATCAAGGCCTGCGGCAAGGCCGACGAGGTGATCGTCTACTGCTTCAACCATGCGGCCGAGATCTGGTGGCGCGGCATCGAGGGCAAGCTCACGCGGCCGCAGAACCTGCAGGTGCACCGGGTGCCGACCGAGGCCTCGCAGGCGCTGGCTTTGCTGGCGCAGCGCAGCATGCAGCTGCAGGCGACGATCCAGGAAAACACGCTGACGCTGGGCGACGGCAACCGCAGCATCGACGTGGAACTGCAGCGCTGGAAATAA
- a CDS encoding DUF2007 domain-containing protein — MRRLAQAPNLAIATLWVHALREEGIGASVQREFLGAVMGQLPPDQCLPEIWIDDDGQLERAQQVLHAAQHRPQRDWHCACGERIEGGFEQCWHCGRMMPALPS; from the coding sequence ATGCGCCGTCTGGCCCAGGCCCCCAATCTCGCGATCGCCACCTTGTGGGTGCATGCCTTGCGCGAGGAAGGCATCGGGGCCAGCGTGCAGCGTGAATTCCTCGGTGCAGTGATGGGCCAATTGCCGCCCGACCAGTGCCTGCCCGAGATCTGGATCGACGACGACGGCCAGTTGGAGCGCGCCCAGCAGGTGCTGCATGCGGCGCAGCACCGGCCGCAGCGCGACTGGCATTGCGCCTGCGGCGAGCGCATCGAAGGCGGCTTCGAGCAGTGCTGGCACTGCGGCCGCATGATGCCCGCGCTTCCTTCGTGA
- a CDS encoding DUF3717 domain-containing protein, producing MAAIHITDIEAAINHWRAKRPSPDGVTLAPELRALAEVYALMVFHHEDEVAEEGFPAAAWAAWLDWYHSTPDTPCIAICSTSQGDDECKGCGRSFDEVQHWPAMTPAEKRATWRRITMEDSAWRFNRYAERAREAEPPPWPDDGPNDPAAPLGPDDTP from the coding sequence ATGGCCGCCATTCACATCACCGACATCGAGGCCGCCATCAACCACTGGCGCGCCAAGCGTCCGTCGCCCGACGGCGTCACGCTCGCGCCCGAGCTGCGCGCGCTGGCCGAGGTCTATGCGCTGATGGTGTTCCACCACGAGGACGAGGTCGCCGAAGAGGGTTTCCCCGCCGCGGCCTGGGCCGCCTGGCTCGACTGGTACCACAGCACGCCCGACACGCCCTGCATCGCCATCTGCTCCACCAGCCAGGGCGACGACGAGTGCAAGGGCTGCGGCCGCAGTTTCGACGAGGTGCAGCACTGGCCCGCCATGACGCCCGCCGAGAAGCGCGCGACCTGGCGCCGCATCACCATGGAAGACTCGGCGTGGCGCTTCAACCGCTATGCGGAACGCGCGCGCGAGGCCGAGCCTCCGCCATGGCCGGACGACGGTCCCAACGATCCCGCGGCGCCCCTCGGCCCGGACGACACGCCCTGA